In one Candidatus Zixiibacteriota bacterium genomic region, the following are encoded:
- a CDS encoding carbohydrate ABC transporter permease, which yields MIRQSSLSMNIAKYSSLSLLFLGMVFPMVWMVRVAFLPTGTSLNFDGLVSSLFTWSNFHDLLTTHNLARPFINSVVVALAVTIGNILFCFMTAYSLSRHRMFMNKLLFVTILAVLFIPSHIVIIPLYLMSIKAGVYDSYTVLIIPWLVTPIGIFLVKQYIDSIPTAMEEAARIDGAGEMRILMRVVMPVCKPVLIVLAIQVFFTNWNSFFFPFILTSSENLRTLPVALALYQGHQAIDWQHLMAGSTLAILPILLLFVILQKYIVSGITAGAIKQ from the coding sequence ATGATAAGACAGTCCTCACTCTCTATGAATATCGCAAAGTATTCGTCGCTTTCGCTTCTTTTTTTGGGGATGGTCTTTCCGATGGTATGGATGGTCCGTGTGGCTTTCCTGCCAACTGGGACATCGCTCAATTTTGATGGGCTGGTCAGTTCGCTTTTCACATGGTCTAATTTTCACGATTTGCTAACCACCCATAATCTGGCACGCCCGTTCATCAATTCGGTGGTGGTTGCGCTGGCGGTCACGATTGGGAACATTCTCTTCTGTTTTATGACCGCCTACAGCCTGTCCAGACACCGAATGTTTATGAATAAGTTACTTTTCGTCACTATACTGGCTGTTCTTTTTATTCCGTCGCATATTGTGATTATTCCGCTGTATCTGATGTCAATCAAAGCAGGGGTTTATGATTCGTATACCGTGCTTATTATCCCCTGGCTTGTGACTCCGATCGGGATATTCCTTGTAAAGCAATATATTGATTCAATTCCCACAGCTATGGAAGAAGCCGCTCGAATAGACGGAGCTGGAGAGATGCGAATACTTATGCGGGTCGTGATGCCTGTCTGCAAACCAGTTCTTATTGTTTTGGCAATACAGGTATTTTTTACGAATTGGAATTCATTTTTCTTCCCCTTTATTTTGACATCAAGTGAAAATCTACGCACACTCCCGGTCGCGCTCGCGTTGTACCAAGGGCATCAGGCAATTGATTGGCAACACCTTATGGCCGGCTCGACTTTGGCAATCCTCCCAATTCTGCTTCTTTTTGTCATATTGCAAAAATATATTGTCTCCGGTATCACTGCCGGGGCCATCAAACAATAG
- a CDS encoding mechanosensitive ion channel family protein: MEWLLKDIPIESGLRPLFGAGFIVAVTILAALIVRFVIYVVVVGLTKRTKTELDNLLLLGTRSYVNLLVYLFGMSVLFNYLESLYGELYGEKIFIVIDGINYAAGVIVVALMLVNILTISLRWKSARLVDQTRSAVSEELVPLIERVAKLVVFIVASLTILDYFHVDVKGLVAVLGIGSLAIALASQETVANMIGAFVIMIDRPFRIGDRIKRADGTVCVVQQIGMRSTRMLTFDNSLIIIPNAELMKSTIHNLSYPTLESPVKIELAVAYDSDLSVVRKILLSEAAQHPNVLTSPAPDFAFRSFGENGLNVTLVCRVADIAQDYQTGNELRESILAAFRAQGIEFALPHRVVTLVQPDGTPDSNKA, encoded by the coding sequence ATGGAATGGCTCCTGAAAGATATTCCGATTGAATCAGGTCTTCGCCCTCTCTTTGGCGCCGGGTTCATTGTCGCGGTTACCATCCTTGCGGCCTTAATCGTACGTTTCGTGATTTATGTAGTGGTCGTAGGATTGACCAAACGAACCAAGACCGAACTCGACAATCTTCTTCTCCTCGGAACGCGATCCTATGTTAATTTGCTGGTCTACCTGTTTGGTATGTCGGTTCTGTTTAATTATCTGGAGTCCCTTTACGGCGAATTATACGGAGAGAAAATTTTTATTGTAATCGACGGGATAAATTATGCGGCGGGAGTGATCGTCGTTGCGCTAATGCTCGTCAATATTCTCACTATCAGCCTACGTTGGAAAAGCGCTCGTTTGGTTGATCAGACCCGGAGTGCCGTGTCCGAAGAGCTTGTGCCTTTGATTGAGCGGGTCGCTAAATTAGTCGTCTTCATTGTCGCGTCGCTGACGATTCTCGACTATTTCCATGTCGATGTAAAGGGGTTGGTGGCGGTTCTCGGAATTGGCTCATTGGCCATTGCGCTGGCTTCTCAGGAAACAGTCGCAAATATGATTGGCGCTTTTGTGATTATGATCGACCGCCCCTTCCGAATCGGTGACAGAATTAAAAGAGCCGATGGGACCGTTTGCGTTGTTCAGCAAATCGGCATGCGCTCAACTCGCATGCTCACCTTTGATAACAGTCTAATAATCATCCCGAATGCAGAACTGATGAAAAGCACGATACATAATCTGTCCTATCCTACGCTTGAGTCTCCGGTGAAGATAGAACTTGCAGTCGCCTACGACTCAGATCTATCAGTCGTCAGGAAGATTCTGCTTTCGGAGGCGGCCCAGCACCCCAATGTATTGACGTCACCCGCCCCGGATTTTGCCTTTCGGTCTTTTGGAGAAAACGGACTCAATGTCACTCTTGTGTGTCGGGTGGCCGATATCGCCCAAGATTACCAGACCGGCAACGAGCTTCGCGAGTCTATCCTTGCTGCTTTTAGAGCGCAAGGTATCGAGTTCGCCTTGCCGCATCGCGTTGTCACACTTGTTCAGCCTGACGGTACGCCGGACTCCAATAAAGCATAA
- a CDS encoding tetratricopeptide repeat protein, with product MRFEITAVSKKMINPAFKIVVRLMLSLILVLLSVSCSRTASNQPEIAEQTRVITQSSNTEIRNPEKRSSVPLEKIDVTAYNYYVNGLIFTDLGDMNNAAESFRQAWTLHNDSYEIGLAYAQALIQLRRVDDALGALSKIPNPDAEIYLLSANCYRMKGDDLNARKAYFNTIKVDPKNVMAYSFLAGFYRNEGLLDSTLWAFENIARLVPDNFRIWNDLAAIALQKGDIERAKSAYLKSLDVNAGITNTAVYFSLGKIHQVSGKVDSAVTLFQKGLQLEPDNVQFMSELIPIYVSQDSLTLALTYARKITQIAPSDRVASRRLAALYVAVDSLDRADSLFSELISNGDKATVNYYYLGRIAILREDYEAALPNLEQVAAMADTIPESWTDLAFVHRQLGRIDKEIETYKFGLNRMRAESSAVILSLALGAAYERSGRIEDAVVTFEEILTHSPDHAQTLNYLGYMLADRGKRLDYARDLIARAVELNPKNAAFLDSYGWVYYRLGDYEKAVMYLAKAIEQSSDPVIFDHLGDAYAAMGKKQEAKQSWEKALTLQPTNTKIKEKLEH from the coding sequence ATGAGATTTGAGATAACCGCGGTGAGTAAAAAAATGATAAATCCTGCCTTTAAAATAGTGGTTCGTCTGATGTTGAGTCTCATTCTGGTCTTACTGAGTGTGAGTTGCTCGAGAACAGCTTCCAACCAACCCGAGATCGCGGAACAGACTCGAGTCATCACTCAGTCCTCTAACACCGAGATACGGAATCCGGAGAAGCGATCTTCAGTCCCCCTTGAGAAAATTGACGTAACGGCATATAACTATTATGTGAACGGCCTTATCTTCACCGACCTTGGAGATATGAACAATGCCGCTGAGAGTTTCCGGCAGGCCTGGACGCTCCACAATGATTCCTATGAGATCGGCCTTGCTTACGCGCAGGCCCTGATACAGCTCCGGAGGGTCGATGACGCGCTTGGTGCGCTCTCCAAGATCCCAAACCCCGATGCCGAAATATATCTGCTCAGCGCAAATTGCTATCGAATGAAGGGGGATGACCTCAACGCCCGTAAAGCCTATTTTAACACAATCAAAGTCGACCCGAAGAATGTCATGGCCTATTCCTTTCTGGCAGGATTTTACCGAAACGAGGGTCTGCTCGATTCGACACTGTGGGCCTTTGAGAATATCGCCCGGCTGGTGCCGGATAATTTCAGAATATGGAATGACCTCGCCGCAATTGCCCTTCAAAAAGGGGATATTGAAAGAGCCAAATCAGCCTATCTGAAGTCATTGGATGTCAATGCAGGCATTACCAACACTGCCGTCTATTTTAGTCTTGGGAAAATCCATCAGGTAAGCGGGAAGGTGGATTCGGCCGTTACGCTTTTCCAAAAAGGACTTCAGCTTGAGCCTGATAATGTCCAGTTCATGTCCGAGCTCATACCAATTTATGTGAGCCAGGATTCTTTGACATTGGCCCTCACGTATGCGCGAAAAATTACTCAGATTGCCCCAAGCGACCGCGTGGCTTCTCGACGACTCGCCGCGCTCTATGTGGCGGTCGACTCGCTTGATCGGGCCGACTCTCTATTTTCGGAACTCATATCGAATGGCGACAAGGCTACAGTGAATTACTATTATTTGGGAAGAATTGCAATACTGCGTGAAGATTACGAAGCCGCCCTGCCGAATCTTGAGCAGGTCGCGGCTATGGCAGATACCATTCCTGAAAGCTGGACCGACCTTGCTTTTGTCCACAGACAGCTTGGCCGTATAGACAAAGAGATCGAGACCTACAAGTTCGGGCTGAACCGAATGAGGGCGGAAAGCTCGGCGGTCATCCTCTCACTTGCCCTCGGTGCCGCGTACGAACGCTCGGGACGAATCGAAGACGCTGTTGTCACATTCGAAGAGATACTCACCCATTCGCCCGACCACGCCCAGACCCTTAACTATCTCGGTTATATGCTTGCCGATCGGGGAAAGCGACTCGATTATGCCCGCGATCTTATCGCTCGAGCAGTAGAACTCAACCCCAAGAATGCCGCGTTCCTTGACTCTTATGGCTGGGTGTACTATCGTTTGGGAGATTATGAAAAGGCCGTCATGTATCTCGCCAAAGCAATTGAACAAAGTTCTGATCCGGTCATCTTTGACCATCTCGGCGATGCCTATGCCGCAATGGGCAAAAAGCAGGAAGCGAAGCAGTCGTGGGAAAAAGCGCTAACGCTTCAACCGACAAACACAAAGATAAAAGAAAAGCTGGAACACTGA
- a CDS encoding SET domain-containing protein-lysine N-methyltransferase, protein MIEKLGRGVFATEAIAEGHILESVPTAFLSADQRGIIKSTVVFQYCFVEPDSYKTRGENNAYLVFGLSSLCNHSDQPNASMKWEKRETGMWASLVASRDIAVGDEITLFYTDIDEYPDAEQFV, encoded by the coding sequence ATGATCGAGAAGCTTGGGAGGGGCGTGTTTGCGACCGAAGCCATCGCCGAAGGGCATATTCTTGAATCTGTCCCTACGGCATTTTTGTCGGCGGATCAACGCGGTATAATCAAGAGCACGGTCGTCTTTCAATACTGCTTTGTGGAACCTGATTCCTATAAAACGAGAGGCGAAAACAACGCCTATCTGGTGTTTGGGTTGTCATCGCTGTGCAATCATTCGGACCAGCCTAATGCGTCGATGAAATGGGAAAAAAGAGAGACCGGAATGTGGGCGAGCCTTGTTGCTTCGCGCGATATTGCAGTTGGCGACGAGATAACGCTTTTCTATACGGATATAGACGAGTATCCCGATGCCGAGCAGTTTGTCTGA
- a CDS encoding sugar ABC transporter permease, translated as MNHRQLAALGFSSPWIIAFLLLWLFPIGYSLVLSFTDYQLFRESHYIGLENYRNLFADSGFLQAMKNTFIFIGGTVPLTTVIALGLALLVHKPFRGRTLFRAGFFLPWLTSIVVIALVFSNLFQRGGYISLLAELINLTPPEHGFLYDYGTALYAIMGMDVWMSVGYYMLIFLAGLQAIPTELYEAAEIAGASRWRQFVSITLPLLRPVGLYIIVINTIKSFQVFTEIFVMTKGKFDTATLVYFIYETSLTTDFKFGYASAAAYILFLIIAVFSMIQFFLMRRGGQP; from the coding sequence ATGAATCACCGGCAACTTGCCGCTCTCGGGTTTTCCTCCCCTTGGATCATTGCCTTCCTCTTGTTGTGGCTCTTCCCTATCGGATATTCCCTTGTATTGAGCTTCACCGACTATCAGCTGTTTCGTGAGTCGCACTATATCGGTTTGGAAAATTACCGCAATCTTTTTGCGGACTCCGGTTTTTTGCAGGCAATGAAGAATACTTTCATTTTTATCGGCGGGACAGTTCCACTAACAACTGTCATAGCGCTGGGATTAGCGCTGTTGGTACATAAGCCGTTTAGAGGTCGTACCCTGTTTCGAGCCGGATTCTTTCTCCCTTGGCTAACCTCTATCGTTGTTATCGCCTTGGTTTTCAGCAATCTCTTTCAGCGTGGCGGTTACATATCACTTCTGGCCGAATTGATTAACCTAACTCCTCCCGAGCATGGCTTCCTCTACGATTACGGGACGGCTCTGTATGCAATTATGGGGATGGATGTCTGGATGTCAGTCGGATATTATATGTTAATATTTCTGGCGGGACTTCAGGCTATTCCGACTGAATTATACGAGGCCGCAGAGATAGCAGGGGCGAGCCGATGGAGACAGTTTGTCTCTATTACTTTGCCGCTTTTGAGGCCGGTCGGACTCTATATAATTGTCATCAATACGATTAAGTCATTTCAAGTCTTCACTGAGATATTTGTCATGACCAAAGGAAAATTCGATACCGCGACGCTTGTATACTTCATTTATGAAACAAGTCTGACTACAGATTTCAAATTCGGCTATGCCTCAGCTGCGGCCTATATACTCTTTCTTATTATTGCCGTTTTTTCGATGATTCAGTTTTTCCTCATGCGCAGGGGCGGGCAACCATGA
- the tyrS gene encoding tyrosine--tRNA ligase: protein MSVSFDDKAVKKELEQQLSILERGTVDILPMDEFKQKIYFSIAQKKPLRVKQGFDPTSPDIHLGHTVGLRKLKQFQELGHQIVLIVGDYTAAVGDPSGLSATRPTLSYDDIMRNAETYQTQFFRILDKSKTEVRFNSEWFKKMEFLEVIHLTSKFTVARLLERDDFTKRFKANIPISVHELLYPLMQAYDSVAIKADIELGGTEQKFNLLAGRTIQEAYSVIPQCIMTLPILVGLDGEKKMSKSLGNYIGITESPKEIFGKAMSIPDNQIIKYFKLATTLASGDIDKIERSMSVSNANPMPFKKELGETLVDLFHPEGSGRAAREEFERVFSKKELPDEIEQIDISGLTKHEINPEKIYLAMLMTKTGMTKSNSEARKLIEAGGVTLGAEKITDPAYEFGIKETTILKVGKRRYLKIVV from the coding sequence TTGAGCGTCTCGTTTGATGATAAAGCGGTGAAAAAGGAGTTGGAACAGCAACTTTCGATATTGGAAAGGGGTACTGTTGACATTCTTCCCATGGATGAATTCAAACAGAAAATATACTTCTCGATAGCTCAAAAAAAACCACTCCGCGTCAAGCAGGGTTTTGATCCGACATCGCCGGATATTCATCTGGGACATACAGTAGGCTTGCGGAAACTTAAACAATTTCAGGAGCTTGGCCACCAGATCGTCCTTATCGTTGGCGATTATACTGCCGCGGTAGGAGACCCATCGGGACTGTCTGCAACTCGACCGACACTCTCCTATGATGATATTATGCGGAATGCAGAGACATACCAGACACAGTTTTTTCGGATATTGGACAAATCCAAAACCGAAGTCAGATTCAACAGCGAATGGTTCAAGAAAATGGAGTTTCTTGAGGTTATCCATCTGACATCCAAATTCACAGTCGCGCGGCTGTTGGAAAGAGATGACTTCACCAAACGCTTCAAAGCCAATATTCCCATCTCAGTTCATGAACTTCTGTATCCGCTCATGCAGGCGTATGACTCCGTCGCTATAAAGGCCGATATCGAGCTTGGAGGCACCGAGCAGAAATTTAATCTTCTTGCAGGCCGGACAATTCAGGAAGCGTATAGTGTGATCCCGCAGTGTATTATGACACTGCCCATCCTTGTTGGTCTCGACGGTGAGAAGAAAATGTCGAAATCACTCGGCAACTATATCGGAATAACCGAATCGCCAAAAGAAATATTCGGCAAAGCGATGTCAATCCCCGATAACCAGATCATTAAATATTTCAAATTGGCGACCACCCTTGCCTCAGGTGATATCGATAAAATCGAACGGAGTATGAGCGTCTCAAATGCCAATCCAATGCCGTTCAAAAAAGAACTGGGGGAGACGCTGGTGGATTTGTTTCATCCTGAAGGGTCAGGGAGAGCCGCGAGGGAGGAATTTGAGCGGGTCTTCTCAAAAAAAGAACTCCCCGATGAGATTGAGCAGATTGATATCTCTGGCCTAACAAAACATGAAATAAACCCTGAGAAAATTTATTTGGCCATGCTGATGACCAAAACAGGCATGACCAAATCCAACAGCGAGGCTCGCAAACTCATCGAAGCAGGTGGTGTGACGCTCGGAGCTGAGAAAATCACTGACCCGGCATATGAATTCGGTATCAAAGAGACCACAATTTTGAAGGTCGGCAAACGGCGATACCTGAAGATAGTGGTATAA
- a CDS encoding PBP1A family penicillin-binding protein → MPNEIFPHKQSHRLRNSLVALAMLSLVFFGVLLYRTYEIYQSDLPSFEQLHNIEPSVNTKVYDRNGDIIDEFFSENRALTPFREFPPYLTGMLQASEDREFSTHWGLNIRRTAIVAVTNLVHWDIRAGASTVTQQVARMLFLTPEQTLSRKVKEALTAVKLERTYSKEEIMEMYLNQHYFSRGAYGVAAAARLFFDKSVAELDKNECATIIGLLKGPNINSPLNNIDKSLLARNRVLYSYFDVGGISREEYDSLSSEPIKLASPGEKAGTAPYFSEAVRQYLLEKYGEEVLYSGGLRVFTTLDSRLQEVAQSSIHRRIDSLRAQIERTYPVTNPNYSEFVPDTNGKPGDSIRVYKKVQGAFVAIDNANGDIIAMVGGRSFQESEFNRAVQALRQPGSSFKPFVYTACIDNGYHTTDIIDDNPIVLEIPGAKEWRPHNYDDKFLGPITLRDALRQSRNLVAIRLILKITPQEVIFYAKRLGITTPLAAVPSLAIGASEVKLIELVSAFSVYPNGGLHIPHRMVLKVIDRYGRVLEDNGAVQKEEVLSAQTSYIMTDMMRSVVDNGTARRARSMGFTRPAGGKTGTSDNFCDNWFVGFTPQFTAGTWVGFDDKTSLGSSEDGGRNAVPTWTDFMIAAHDSLPLIGFEEPVGIVHAYACLESGEVATDKCMNVGYEVFTLDNQPNKTCSLHPSSRRYVPRDEPRVVESLDSTEERTRF, encoded by the coding sequence ATGCCCAATGAAATCTTTCCCCACAAGCAAAGCCATAGGCTTCGCAACTCATTAGTCGCACTGGCGATGCTGTCTCTGGTATTCTTTGGCGTTCTGCTATACCGGACGTATGAGATTTATCAATCAGACCTGCCTTCGTTTGAACAGTTACATAATATCGAACCGAGTGTCAATACGAAAGTATATGACCGAAACGGCGATATCATTGATGAATTCTTCTCTGAAAACCGCGCCTTGACACCGTTTCGAGAATTCCCCCCGTACCTGACCGGTATGCTTCAGGCGAGCGAAGATCGCGAGTTTAGTACCCATTGGGGACTAAACATTCGGCGGACTGCCATTGTCGCCGTCACAAACCTTGTTCATTGGGATATTCGTGCAGGCGCCTCGACAGTTACCCAACAGGTTGCGCGGATGCTCTTTCTAACTCCTGAACAGACTTTGTCGCGAAAAGTAAAAGAGGCCCTGACTGCCGTGAAACTTGAACGGACTTACTCCAAAGAAGAGATAATGGAGATGTATCTCAATCAACATTATTTCAGTCGTGGAGCGTATGGAGTGGCAGCAGCGGCGCGATTATTTTTTGACAAGTCTGTCGCTGAGTTGGACAAAAATGAATGCGCGACAATTATCGGCCTGCTCAAAGGACCGAATATAAATTCGCCGCTGAATAATATAGATAAGTCACTCTTAGCAAGGAATCGGGTGTTATATTCGTATTTCGATGTCGGGGGTATCTCCCGCGAAGAATATGATTCACTCAGCAGCGAACCGATCAAGCTGGCATCGCCGGGCGAAAAGGCCGGCACTGCTCCATATTTTTCCGAGGCGGTCAGACAATATCTGCTCGAAAAGTACGGCGAAGAAGTTCTCTACTCGGGCGGGCTGAGAGTATTCACAACACTAGACAGCCGCTTGCAAGAAGTCGCCCAGAGTTCTATCCACCGTCGGATTGATTCGCTCCGGGCGCAGATTGAACGCACATACCCGGTCACCAATCCGAATTATTCAGAATTTGTCCCAGATACCAATGGCAAGCCGGGCGATTCGATACGGGTCTATAAGAAAGTCCAGGGAGCATTTGTTGCGATTGATAACGCCAACGGCGATATTATCGCAATGGTCGGCGGACGCTCATTTCAGGAGAGCGAGTTTAATCGCGCCGTTCAGGCTTTGCGCCAGCCCGGATCATCTTTTAAACCATTTGTCTACACGGCCTGTATTGATAACGGCTACCACACAACAGATATAATTGATGACAATCCTATTGTGCTTGAAATTCCAGGCGCCAAAGAATGGCGACCGCACAATTATGACGATAAATTTTTGGGACCGATCACGCTTCGCGATGCCTTGCGCCAATCCCGCAACCTCGTGGCTATTCGGCTTATCCTGAAGATCACGCCGCAGGAAGTAATTTTTTACGCGAAACGACTTGGGATTACAACCCCTCTTGCAGCAGTTCCGTCGCTTGCCATTGGAGCCAGCGAAGTTAAGCTGATTGAACTCGTGTCGGCGTTTTCAGTTTATCCAAACGGCGGCCTGCATATCCCGCACCGAATGGTGCTCAAAGTCATCGACCGATACGGAAGGGTACTTGAAGATAACGGCGCCGTACAAAAAGAAGAAGTGCTCTCGGCACAGACATCCTACATCATGACCGATATGATGCGCTCGGTTGTCGATAACGGCACAGCCCGTCGCGCTCGGTCAATGGGTTTCACTCGCCCTGCTGGCGGCAAAACAGGCACATCGGACAATTTCTGCGATAACTGGTTTGTCGGTTTTACACCGCAATTCACCGCCGGAACATGGGTTGGATTTGATGACAAAACATCCCTCGGGTCAAGCGAGGACGGCGGTCGTAACGCGGTTCCGACCTGGACTGACTTTATGATTGCCGCTCATGATTCTCTTCCTCTGATAGGTTTTGAGGAGCCGGTAGGCATTGTCCATGCCTATGCCTGCCTCGAATCAGGCGAGGTCGCAACGGATAAATGCATGAATGTGGGCTATGAGGTTTTTACTCTCGACAATCAGCCCAATAAGACCTGCTCGCTTCATCCGTCGTCGAGACGATATGTGCCCCGCGATGAACCGCGAGTGGTGGAGTCTCTTGATTCTACCGAAGAGCGAACGCGGTTTTGA
- a CDS encoding Ig-like domain-containing protein, which translates to MGKSANASTDKHKDKRKAGTLRPTYASGASFALFLSIICISLVLACAEVIAPPGGEVDTTAPQIISSSPENGATGVTNVETIEIVFSERITRPRTGRAVFISPRQAEAPEIKWKADRLSITLPDTLKPDQTYVISFSSTVTDLRNNQIDSVTSVAFSTGLMLDSGVVTGVVSDISGKPQPSLFVGLYDFPEGDTVQSFDSLFPEYATTTNKAGEFSFRYLPMKNFLLVAFNDKNKDEYFKPRTESYALPDRPANLDSNSSLTGLNLLLAFADSGAVRVVSTEFTADKVIRARLSSPIPMTYLSDRYDGVQLSPVNDSLRILSATGLLEQNERESSTLTFAFPPLDSGQYRLVVPYSEDIAPLVVDTFTIRFKTDKTMPTLYTFLPKETPVFEGGKKIELVFSEPLDTAAMDAQTILLSQSDSIPIPIVPRWIDPFHLEATPPSVVVGESYRIDLNESEIVDLSGNRLGDSIITRRFSIFDPDSLGLVTGEIISPHLADTGTQTILTFTRISDKRVFESNEDERIFSIDLPAGRYLLRAIRDRNADGRLTAGSLSPFRYSEPVSSHRDTIAVRARFETGGIRVEFK; encoded by the coding sequence GTGGGAAAAAGCGCTAACGCTTCAACCGACAAACACAAAGATAAAAGAAAAGCTGGAACACTGAGACCCACTTATGCTTCCGGGGCCTCCTTCGCTTTATTTCTATCAATTATCTGCATTAGCTTGGTTTTGGCCTGCGCTGAAGTCATTGCTCCTCCCGGCGGAGAAGTTGATACCACTGCTCCGCAAATTATCAGTTCATCCCCCGAGAATGGCGCAACCGGCGTTACAAATGTGGAGACAATTGAAATTGTTTTCTCTGAAAGAATTACCCGGCCCAGAACGGGCCGCGCTGTTTTTATTTCCCCGCGTCAGGCCGAAGCTCCAGAGATAAAATGGAAAGCAGACAGATTGAGTATTACGCTGCCTGACACTTTGAAGCCTGACCAAACTTATGTAATTTCCTTCAGCAGCACCGTTACCGACCTGCGTAATAATCAAATCGACAGCGTTACCTCAGTCGCCTTCTCAACCGGCTTAATGCTTGATTCCGGGGTTGTCACGGGTGTTGTTAGCGACATCTCAGGCAAACCCCAACCGAGTCTGTTCGTGGGACTGTACGATTTTCCGGAGGGTGACACAGTGCAGTCATTTGATTCCCTTTTCCCCGAATATGCGACCACAACAAATAAAGCCGGTGAATTTTCTTTCAGATATCTGCCAATGAAAAACTTCTTGCTGGTGGCTTTCAATGATAAGAACAAGGATGAATATTTCAAACCCCGCACAGAGTCCTACGCTCTCCCCGACAGGCCGGCTAATTTGGATTCAAATTCGTCGCTCACCGGGCTGAATCTCTTGTTGGCGTTTGCTGATAGCGGCGCTGTGAGAGTCGTTTCCACAGAGTTTACTGCCGACAAAGTCATCCGCGCGAGGCTCTCGTCTCCAATCCCCATGACATATCTCAGTGATCGTTACGACGGTGTACAACTGTCTCCGGTAAATGATTCTCTGCGAATTCTCTCTGCAACCGGTTTGCTCGAACAAAATGAACGCGAATCGTCTACGCTTACTTTCGCCTTTCCGCCTCTTGACTCGGGTCAATACAGGCTGGTAGTTCCATACAGCGAAGATATCGCTCCGTTGGTCGTCGACACCTTTACAATTCGATTCAAGACGGATAAGACCATGCCGACGCTCTATACCTTCCTGCCGAAGGAGACACCCGTGTTCGAGGGAGGGAAGAAGATAGAGCTTGTATTCAGCGAACCCCTCGATACTGCGGCAATGGATGCACAGACTATCCTGTTATCTCAAAGTGACAGCATCCCGATACCGATAGTTCCTCGATGGATCGACCCCTTTCATCTTGAAGCTACGCCGCCGTCTGTTGTTGTCGGCGAAAGCTACCGGATAGATCTGAACGAATCCGAAATCGTGGACCTGAGCGGCAACAGGCTTGGGGATTCAATAATTACTCGTCGCTTCTCAATTTTTGACCCCGATTCACTTGGGTTGGTTACCGGCGAAATAATCAGCCCGCACTTAGCCGACACGGGCACACAAACTATTCTCACCTTTACCCGAATAAGTGATAAACGTGTTTTTGAATCGAATGAAGACGAGCGCATTTTTTCAATAGATCTTCCTGCCGGCAGATATTTGCTTCGGGCGATCCGTGATAGAAACGCAGACGGTCGGTTGACCGCAGGATCGCTCAGTCCGTTTCGGTATTCTGAACCGGTCTCGTCACATCGCGATACAATCGCGGTGCGGGCGAGATTTGAGACAGGCGGAATTAGAGTGGAGTTCAAATAG
- a CDS encoding OmpA family protein, which translates to MKTTLIGITLALALFAGCGVKKSYVDQQISSSESRTSERVQTVAQQAAATAAEVERLNRLAVELDAKTDKAINKATGFEDYVVLWTGEINFGFDSDELGETGEGVLAEAGRKLEETPKSIVELSGYTDATGSQNYNLMLGQRRSDASKRFLADQFGVMLYRMFDISYGESKPITMADSRGSNSRNRRVEVKVWGPAPNSDGSQSALPIN; encoded by the coding sequence ATGAAAACAACCTTGATAGGTATTACTTTGGCGCTCGCCCTGTTTGCGGGTTGTGGCGTCAAAAAGTCGTATGTCGACCAGCAAATCTCTTCGTCAGAATCGCGAACATCAGAGCGCGTGCAGACCGTAGCCCAACAGGCTGCTGCGACTGCTGCCGAAGTCGAACGCCTCAACAGGCTAGCAGTTGAACTCGATGCCAAAACGGATAAAGCCATAAACAAGGCCACCGGATTCGAGGATTATGTTGTTCTCTGGACAGGCGAAATAAATTTTGGTTTTGATTCAGATGAACTCGGTGAGACAGGCGAAGGCGTTTTGGCCGAAGCTGGCAGAAAATTGGAAGAAACCCCGAAATCCATTGTTGAACTTAGCGGTTATACCGATGCCACTGGCTCGCAGAACTATAATCTGATGCTGGGTCAAAGGCGGTCCGATGCCTCGAAGCGTTTCCTGGCCGACCAGTTTGGGGTCATGCTCTATCGCATGTTTGATATTTCTTACGGCGAAAGCAAACCGATAACCATGGCAGACTCACGTGGATCGAACTCTCGTAATCGCCGAGTCGAAGTCAAGGTCTGGGGACCTGCTCCGAATTCGGATGGATCACAGAGCGCGCTTCCTATCAACTAA